DNA sequence from the Coregonus clupeaformis isolate EN_2021a chromosome 30, ASM2061545v1, whole genome shotgun sequence genome:
TAAGATAGAAGCACATTATATTATTGACCAACCACTACTACCATGCAGATGTTCACCATTCCAGTGgcacaaaatattttttaaatatacaaaATGTACTTTTGTTGGATTGCTAAGCTGTTAGTACTAATTTAAATGATTGCTGTTGCAGCATGTGTATTTGTTTATGCTCCTATAGCTGGTTATTCTCTATGGagataattatgtaaatgtacataCTGTAGATGTACTTGTTTAAATGAATATATGGCTAATTTACTATTATGACTGTAATTTATAAGAGCCAGGGTCTGCCAAATACATGCCATACCATTTTAACAAATCTTAGAACTTACAGTAACTGAGAAATATAGATAACAAAATACTAATAATACATGTGAGCTACTTGAGATTTCTGGTTGTGAACACAGTACTGTAAATGTTTTACCCCTGAAATAAATGCACATACTTTTCAGTGTTTTATATGACCACTGCTGAAAATGTTTCATACAATAATATGTAGGTGAAGCCTGAATGTTTGTGACCATGACATAAAGTTTGAGTTACttgtactgtacatataggtatTGTACATAATAAGTACACAATTTGGGAAAGGTATTTAGTCACTTTTTATTGAGTCcatacatttcaagaacattcATAACAGAAAATATGGAAAAGGTAATGAACAGCACTACATTTTCTATTTGGTTCACAGAGATTTGACGAAAAATATTGTACAACCAGTTCACTTAAAGTCAACTTCCTATTTAGCCTATTCATTGCTATTACATTCACTAGTGAAGCAGAGTAATACAGACAGTGGCCTACAGCAGAAGAATTCTCTCCAGAATCTCTTTATTTCATTGTACCAGACTGaataacatatacagtgccttgggaaagtattcatacccctttactttttccacattttgttgtgttacagcctgaatttaaaattgattaaattgagattttgtgtcactggcctacacagaataactcataatgtcaaagtggaattctgctgctaattaattaaaaatgaagagttgaaatgtcttgtcaataaatattcaacaactttgttatgacaagcctaaataagttcaggagtaaacatttgcttaacaagtcaaataaGTTGCAtggctaacatatggaattgttttaagatggtcataccaaggatcatttagctattagaTTTTGAATTTTAAGCCCCTTaaggtataaaaaaaaatatatacagtgagggaaaaaagtatttgatcccctgctgattttgtacgtttgcccactgacaaagacatgatcagtctataattttaatggtaggtttatttgaacagtgagagacagaataacaacaaaaaaatccagaaaaacgcatgtcaaaaatgttataaattgatttgcattttaatgagggaaataagtatttgacccctttgcaaaacattacttagtacttggtggcaaaacccttgttggcaatcaatgagggaaataagtatttggccccctctcaatcagaaagatttctgtctcccaggtgtcttttatacaggtaacgagctgagattaggagcacactcttaaagggagtgctcctaatctcatcttgttacctgtataaatgacacctgtccacagaagtaatcaatcaatcagattccaaactctccaccatggccaagactatCTCCATAtatccatatatacttccattcatttgttttAACTGGTACCGGGGTCCTTCAGAGGAGGCTTGTGGGTGTCctacagaggggtcatattagtgggtagcccaaactgttcggacgctacagacagaagttggcagaagaGGCTGTACCGAATTCAGACGAGCCCCGTGAAGCTTGTGGGGTTCGTAGAGCAAAACCGTTCGGACGCTTTAGACCTTTtcttgagaagaccgattttcggaatgtcttatggtctgacaaacaccgctctagctctgccaccttttaCTGCAGATGAGGAAGGGTGATATTGGCAGAtacggtggattgagacacagcccatgttttattatgttaattagatttccACAGGGCCGCGTAAATTGTAGGAGAAgggttaattacactttggatggtgtatcaatacaaagatacaggcgtccttcctaactcagttgccggagaggaaagaaaccacACAGGAATTTcagcatgaggccaatggtgactttaaaacagttaatggttgtgatgggagaaaactgaggatggatcaacaacattgtagttactctacaataccaACCTAAATGacggagtgaaaagaaggaacagaataaaaatatatttgcaataaggcactaaagtggggggcaggtagcttagtgggtaagagcgttgtgccagtaaccgaaaggtcgctggttctaatccccgagccgattaggtgaaaaatctgtcggtgcccttgagcaaggcacttaaccctaattgctcctgtaagtcgctctggataagagcgtctgctaaatgactaattatttattatttatttatttaaagtaaaattgcaaaacatttggcaaataaattaattatgtcctgaatacaaattcaacacaacacatcactaagtaccactcttcatattttcaagcatggtggtggctgcatcatgttatgggtctgcttgtcatcgacaaggactagggagttttttaggatacaaataaatggaatagagctaagcacaggcaaaatcctggaggaaaacctggttcagtctgctttccaaaaaacactgggagacaaattcacctttcagcaggacaataacctaaaagataaggccaaatatacactggagttgcttaccaagacgacattgaatgttcctgaatggcatagttacagttttgacttaaatcggcttgaaaatctatggcaagacttgaaaatggctgtctagtaaTGATCACCATCCaattttgacagagcttgaagaattttaaaaataataactcaaatcaaatgttatgtcacatgcgccgactacaacaggtgaaatgcttacttacaagcccttaaccaacaatgcagttttaagaaaataagtgttaagtaaaacatttaaataaataattaaagagcagcagtaaaataacagtagcaaggctatatacagggggtaccggtacagatgTGTGGGGGCACaagttagtcaaggtaattgaagtaatatgtacatgtaggtagagttaaaatgactatgcatagataataaacagagagtggccacaatgcaaatagtccgggtagccatttgattagctgttcaggagtcttatggcttgggggtacaagctattaagaagccttttggacctagacttggcgctacggtaccgcttgccgtgcggtagcagagagaacagtctatgactagggtgactggagtctgacaatttttagggccttcctatgtctccgcctggtatagaggtcctggatggcaggaagcttggccccagtgatgtactgggccgtatgcactaccctctgtagtgccttgcggtcagaggctgagcagttgccatactatgcagtgatgcaaccagtcaggctgctctcgatggtgcagctgtagaactttttgaggatctgaggacccatgccaaatcttttcagtctcctttgtcgtgccctcttcacgactgatgtgaacaccaaggaacttgaagctctcaacctgctccactacagccctgtcgatgagaatgggggcgtgctcagtcctccttttcctgtagtccacaatcatctcctttgtcttgatcacgttgagggagaggttgttatcctggcaccacacggccaggtctccgacctcctccctataggctgtctcatcgttgtcggtgatcaggcctaccactgttgtgtcgtcggcaaacttaatgatggtgttggagtcgtgcctggccatgtagtcatgggtgaacagggagtacaggaggggactgatcacgcacccctgaggatcagcgtggcagatgtgttgttacctacccttaccacctgggggcagcccgtcaggaagtcgaggatccagttgcagagggaggtgtttagtcccagggtccttagcttagtgatgagctttgagggcactatggtgttgaacgctgagctgtagtcaatgaatagcattctcatgtaggtgttccttttggccaggtgggaaagggcagtgtggagtgcaatagagattgcatcatctgtggatctgttggggcggtattcaaattggagtgggtctaggggttctgggataatggtgttgatgtgagccatgaccagcatttcaaagcacttcatggctacagacgtgagtgctacgggtcggtagtcatttaggcaggttaccttagtgttcttgggcacagggactatggtggtctgcttgaaacatgttggtattacagactcagttagggacaggttgaaaatgtcagtgaagacacttgtcagttggtcagcgcatgctcggagtacacgtcctggtaatccgtctgacctgtttaaaggtcttacttacatcggctacagagagagtgatcacacagtcgtccgggaaacagctgatgctctcatgcatgcttcagtgttgcttgcctcgaagcgagcatagacgtaatttagctcgtctggtaggctcgtgtcactgggcagctcgcggctgtgcttccatttgtagtctgtaatagtttgcaagccctgccacatccaatgagcatcggagccggtgtagtacgattcaatcttagtcctgtattgacgctttgcctgtttgatggttcgtcaagggcatagcgggatttcttataagcgtccgggttagagtcccactccttgaaagcggcagctccaccctttagctcagtgcggatggtGCCTGTTCCATGGCTTCTGATTGGGGTATGttcgtacggtcactgtggggacgacgtcatcgatgcacttattgatgaagccagtgactgatgtgtactcctcaatgccatcggaagaatcccaggaacatattccagtctgtgctagcaaaacagtgtAATAATACAATCCATGTGTGCAAAacacttagagacttacccagagagactcacagctgtaatggctgccaaaggtgattccaacacgtattgactcaagggtgtgaatgcttatgtaaatgagatatttcattttcattttcaataaatgtgctaacatttctaaaaacatgttttcactgtcattatgaggtattgtgtgtagattggtgagatttttatgtagattggtgagattttttaaaatatgtaatcaatttttgaattcaggctataacacaacaaaatgtgcaataagtcaaggggtatgaatactttctgaaggcactgtatacatgcTATCCACAAATGCAGTGTCTAATGATGAAAAGAGGCATGTGTCTTCTATTTTGTGAGGCAATTGGTCAGTTAGTCTCATTGATGTGCAATTATAATTGGTTCCTGGGACTCCTTTCTGCTCCTTTGTTTTTTTGGCATGAGGGGTGGAGCCGGGTGGTTTGAGGTAGCTTGAAGTTTATTTTCCGGCTATTGAGGAAAGAAATGAACACTACTGAATCGTTGCGACTACTTTTGGGTCTCTAATTTGATTTTTTCTGTAAAATCCGTTCAAGACTAAGCTAACTCATTTTTAGCATCCTGCATCTTCACAAAATGGATAAGCATGTATGGCTCAATTGGAATCAATACAGGCAAAAGGCTAGCCACACAGTTTTCCCGATtcatttgttttgttattttaatGGGACTGTAATGGTACTTTACCTGTTGTAGCTGGAAGATCCAGTTCTGATAGTCTTCAGGACAGGTGCAGGATACCTGCAGCGGCTCCATCAGTTCACCTGAGCCACACAACATACAATAGAAGTACAGTGCTCTTCACCAATGCATCCAGCAACACTTGATACAGTTGAATTGATACATATCTCTTTACAGTTTGGAGGGTCAATTTAGAGTCAATTTCCCTCATTATGCAAACATGTTAGAGCAGAATGACATGTAGTGTTTTGTATATAACCTGTTAACTCCAACTCCAGCCTCCCAGGTAATGCAGACCTCTCCACGGCTGTGATGCTTTTCCGAGGCAATCTACcctaaagtgttatgaaatacaGGTTGAAGTGCCATTTATCTTGAATTGAGAAAGGTTAGTATTGGATCAACTCTATAATTTACAACATATTCTAAACTGTACATCATAGTATATCACACCAACATCTACTTCATAGCTACAATTGGCAAACTTGGTAAGGTCACCAGGTTCATACTGTAGGAGTTACAGTGAAATTGTTCCTAGAGAACATAATTTGACTGTACCTCATATATGACACTGAGGCTCTTGTTATCCACAGAGAGCAGGAGGACATCTTGAGGGAAGAGTACCAGAAGTTGCTGATGGAGACCCTTCAAAAATCGATCAACATTGTCACACTCTTTCTTTTATCTCAAGTCCACTATGATAATTATCATTAGCATAATAATATTAGCATAATCAAGTATTATTATTAGCCCTATGATCATTATTGTTATCAATAGCATAtttattagcattagcattatttATATTTTCTGTCTTTATGTAGCAGATACTTGTGATGAGGTACTGGACTAGTGTAGGATTATTTTCAGAGTATTTGTTTCATTTGAATGGCATGCATACCATGTGTTGAATCTGTTTTAGAACAAACCTTTGTGTTTGCCTAATTCTGGAAATATGTCATTCATTATTTACCTGGGAATTAATGATCTGTTATTTGATTGACCAATGAATTAATTGTGTTGTAATAGCTTTATTGAAACAGGAAGTGACAGACAATTCCTGAGTTTTGGCTAATGGTATTCAATTGGGTCTGTCTAAATAGTAATCCATCTCCATCCACTCTTTGTGCTTAAAGGAAGTCATCCATCCAACTGTATGCGGCCCCTAAAGTTACAATGGTGGCAGCAGAGTGGTGCTATTTTTGATCGATTTGTGATTTTTGGTGAGTTCTATCTCTGGACATTGTGGATAGCTAAATTCACCTACCTAGCTTACCACTTGCATAAAATACTATTGAGGTCTTGAGCAGCTGTTGAGCTTTTTTGCTTTATGCTGGAGATAGAAGAGATTTCAGATTTTTTGGAGGTTATTCTGCCACCATTTCCACATAGTTTTGCCTTTTTCATTCCAGTACAACATGCCTATTTGAATCAGTTAGCATGGCTAACATGACAGCTATCAAGACCCCTTAAAATGGACTTTAGAGTACTGGTGAGTACACAAGTTACAGTGTGGGTTGTGttacctgtctctgtgtgttgatGATGTGGACCATGGATATGTATACTGGCTGGCCCATGTGCTGGATGGGGGCCCCTTCCCACTGCTGTATTGGGGCTTGCAGTAAATACGTTTTCAGTTCCTCTTTCTTCCAGCTCTCATCGCAGGGTACCTACAGTAAGTGACAACAGAAACGTAGCTTCATATTTGGAGAGTTTTGCCAATGATAATTATTTGTAACAAATGTCCTTTCATGATGATGCATTTAGCTCATTAgtgtaatatacagtgggggaaaaaagtatttagtcagcaccaattgtgcaagttctcccacttaaaaagatgagagaggcctgtaattttcatcataggtacacgtcaactatgacagacaaaatgaggttttttttctccagaaaatcacattgtaggatttttaatgaatttatttgcaaattatggtggaaaataagtatttggtcaataacaaaagtttctcaatactttgttatataccctttgttggcaatgacacaggtcaaacgttttctgtaagtcttcacaaggttttcacacactgttgctggtattcctccatgcagatctcctctagagcagtgatgttttggggctgtcgctgggcaacacagactttcaactcctccaaagattttctatggggttgagatctggagactggctaggccactccaggaccttgaaatgcttcttacgaagccactccttcgttgcccgggcggtgtgtttgggatcattgtcatgctgaaagacccagccacgtttcatcttcaatgcccttgctgatggaaggaggttttcactcaaaatctcacgatacatggccccattcattctttcctttacacggatcagtcgtcctggtccctttgcagaaaaacagccccaaagcatgatgtttccacccccatgcttcacagtaggtatggtgttctttggatgcaactcagcattctttgtcctccaaacacgacgagttgagtttttaccaaaaagttatattttggtttcatctgaccatatgacattctcccaatcctcttctggatcatccaaatgcactctagcaaacttcagacgggcctggacatgtactggcttaagcaggggacacgtctggcactgcaggatttgagtccctggcggcgtagtgtgctactgatggtaggctttgttactttggtcccagctctctgcaggtcattcactaggtccccccgtgtggctctgggatttttgctcaccgttcttgtgatcattttgaccccacggggtgagatcttgcgtggagccccagatcgagggagattatcagtggtcttgtatgtcttccatttcctaataattgctcccacagttgatttcttcaaaccaagctgcttacctattgcagattcagtcttcccagcctggtgcaggtctacaattttgtttctggtgtcctttgacagctctttggtcttggccatagtggagtttggagtgtgactgtttgaggttgtggacaggtgtcttttatactgataacaagttcaaacaggtgccattaatacaggtaacgagtggaggacagaggagcctcttaaagaagaagttacaggtctgtgagagccaaaaatcttgcttgtttgtaggtgaccaaatacttattttccaccataatttgcaaataaattcattaaaaatcctacaatgtgattttctggatttatttttctcattttgtctgtcatagttgacgtgtacctatgatgaaaattacaggcctctcatctttttaagtgggagaacttgcacaattggtggctgactaaatacttttttcccccactgtatgtcatatgTGCTATTTATATGTGCTATTAGATGTTGAAGTTGTGATCAAGCAAAGTGAACCTCACAATTGTTCAGACAGTTTAGCATTTTGCAATGACATCTGTTTAGGACCTGTAATTTACTGTAAAAGGGGGTGGTTCTTGTGGGGGTGTTGATTGAATACCTTACCAGGTAAGACAGTACACAGTGGGAGGGGCTTAGCGGTTGGCTCATGGATTtgtatctcctctcctccatgtggTGCATCCATTTGTTCATCTCTGCTGCACTGGCACAGGTGAATACTTTGGAGTCCACCATTGGACctagaagggggagagagatggtagCCATGTtcaataaataattaaaccatTTACTGTTGGCTTTGTGTCATACCTATGACCGTTGCACCGCTGTGATAAACCACAATAAATCATGCACCCTTGTCTATTAATGCTTTAATGAACTCACTGCATAATCATAATAGGACTCACCACTGATCTGGAACATGGTTTGTTTGTTGGAGTCCAGTGAGGTGGCTTGGAAAGACAGTCCAGAGAGAGGCAGCATGCCCTGAGAAAGAAGAAGCAACACACTGACTAGCCGGCCTTAGGTGAACGCATTTTACATTCAAGTTAAATGTTCAACATGCATGCATCTGCACAGTGTCGTTACAGTATTTCCCCATTCGTAAAGGAACCAACCTCGTAGATAAATTCATGGAGAGAGTGGTCCAGAGATAGGATCAACAAGTGGAAGGAGAACAGCACCAGATAGTGTTCACGTGTCTCCTATAGGAACATAAACAAACACATGAACAGAACATCAATATAGAAGTACTAGAGTCGGAACATAGACAGTGAGTGATGATTGACGTCTACAGTATATCTGAGCTTGTTGTAGTGAGATGTTACCTGTGTGTAGCTGTTGTGGAGAAACACCAGGGAGGAGTGCACTATCTCTCCATACATGTGTGCACTCTGGCCCTCCCAGTCACGGATGGGCTGGTTGTAGATTCTGTGGTGTAgctcctctctgctcctgccCCATAGCACAACCtaggggaatagaatagaatacttCACCTGTCTCATGTAAATGTAGATGTAGTGAGGAGTTTACATTAGTATACATGAGTATCCCTGTATCATTAATGTGATATAACAACTTTGACATAAAATAGTATGTTGATGTTTGGCACAAATACATTCACACTTGCAAGTGCCAATATGTGCACTCGAAAGGTGCGATCCGCTGTTGTTTCCTGTGTGATGAGTGCATTGCAGAACTTTTTCTATTTCTATATCTTAGTGTCACTTTCATACAGATggccactctctctcgctctctctatctctctcacacacacacacatacacacagacacacacacactttcctccTCCACTGACCTCCTGGTTGAGGTGTCTCACTGAAGGGTAGCGAGAGGGTGGACTGTCTTTTCCATTCCTCAAAGAGCGCTGAAGCCTGCTCTCTCCTAGATTCCATATCCTGAAACATTAACCATATCAGCAGTCAACCCCATATCACATTAACCACAATACCTTCTGATGTCAACATCTCACATTTATCTCACACTGCTGTAACATCTCACAAAACTGTAGACCAATTTGCCCACCTCATTTATGAGCCAGCCATCTTGCCTGACCCCCCTCCACCCCAACAGTGTCCAGACATAAGCAGATTAAAGTGGGGTGCACATGAGGAGCAGACACCCACCATCTGACCCCCTCACATAAAGACCTGTTGCCCTCATTGGCCCATTTATCTGGTAGTAATACAGTAGCTACACACCCCTAAACCATTCCCTATGTGTGGCAACATTTCTGTCACATCTGTGTTTGTGCTTGAGTGTCCGTCTCTGTTTGTGCATGTGtccctttgtgtttgtgcttgcatgcatgcgtgtgtgcgccGACATGCATGAACTGTATGAATGCAGTGTGTGGGAACCTATTCATGCatgtctgtctctatgtgtgtgtgcatacattcataagtctgtgcatgtgtgtgcgcgaACAAGCATCCTCGCACAAGCATCCTCACGCGTGTGCACAGTATGTGTTGCTGGTGGCTGATCCCTCGTCTTCTCACAGTTTGGGCATGTGAAGTCTGTGAGCTGCTATTGTGATTAGATTCTTGTTTCCCCCACTACCCACATGAGGGGATTTAGAGGCCTGGCCAGTGTTAGACCAGActggacaggagggagagacgaGCGGTAGCATTGTCTGCTAATTAGCGAGACAATATCACCGGCCGCTCATGTCCTAATCACATCAGTGCCGCATCAGTATGTTCATGTCTGTTAAACAGAGTCCAAACTAGTGTTTCGCCTCtgtgtgtgcttttgtgtgtAAATGAAAATGACACAGATATATTATGTTTCATTGTTCAATAAAATATGCCCTCAAATGTCATTGTTTCTTTCTTAAGGAACTGAAGTTCTGAGGTGGTTGAAACTGCTAGCACACTTGTCAATGTGTGCACTGTTTTTACCCGTCACCCCAAGGCAAACGACACCACTTCCTCTCAATACCTCATCAACCAAACAGACCTCGTTCTTATGACCTTTAATAAGCCAAAACCCAACAATAGGTACTATTTAATAGTATTGCTTCAAACTTTCCTAGAAAGCCAAGAGGCTCAGTATTTTACTGTTTGTTTAATCTAGATTCAGAGAAGTTGATATTGTGAAGCGTGTCTATACAGTTGTGACCATGCTTGATAGTCTTAGATGCCGTCATGTGTCATCAACATATTTAAAACCTGCACagtcattacatttacgtcatttagcagacgctcttatccagagcgacctacaggagcaattagggttaagtgccttgctcaagggcacatggacaggtttttcacctagtcggctcagggattcgaaccagcgaccttccagttactggcccaacgctcttaaccgcaaGGCTACCTGCCCTGCATGTTTCCGAATTAAATTAAAATGTGATTGTGAGGTTGTAAAAAGCAGAATGGCAGTCTATCAAACTCAAACAGACCACTCCCATGAGGGATTGATAGGGTTCATGGTCTTCTGTTATACATCACAATATCAACAAAATAAGCCTCACCCTGAGTTGTCAATCTCCAGGAGCTCGATCTCGTCAGGGCCCACCTCGTC
Encoded proteins:
- the LOC121546676 gene encoding pleckstrin homology domain-containing family N member 1 yields the protein MGCCSVTQRGTHSGIDEVGPDEIELLEIDNSGIWNLGESRLQRSLRNGKDSPPSRYPSVRHLNQEVVLWGRSREELHHRIYNQPIRDWEGQSAHMYGEIVHSSLVFLHNSYTQETREHYLVLFSFHLLILSLDHSLHEFIYEGMLPLSGLSFQATSLDSNKQTMFQISGPMVDSKVFTCASAAEMNKWMHHMEERRYKSMSQPLSPSHCVLSYLVPCDESWKKEELKTYLLQAPIQQWEGAPIQHMGQPVYISMVHIINTQRQGLHQQLLVLFPQDVLLLSVDNKSLSVIYEGRLPRKSITAVERSALPGRLELELTGELMEPLQVSCTCPEDYQNWIFQLQQPENKLQATSNHPAPPLMPKKQRSRKESQEPIIIAHQ